In Persicimonas caeni, a single window of DNA contains:
- a CDS encoding L-aspartate oxidase, with amino-acid sequence MPKTHRQHTTVLIIGAGAAGLRTAIELAGAGVECLVLGKRDHGDAHTSWAAGGINASLGNLDEEDRWEVHAADTIREGHYVCDPTAVELLAKRAPERVCELDEWGAGFARTDNGKINQRYFGAQTYRRTCFVGDRTGAAILETLVRRARQLDVPYLENVCITHVATDDGRACGAVGFDIDSGEYVAIGARAVVIAAGGCTALYDRSTSRPDENTADAVGLAYRAGAHLRDMEFIQFHPTGMVEPEDRRGELVTEAVRGEGGHLFNAEGDRFMEEYAPDEMELAARDVVARANAREIRQGRGTDAGGVLLDISHRDRDFLQERLPSVYERFQDLGIDIAEDPMQVAPTAHYAMGGVCVDFTTGQSSLDGLYAVGEATSGLHGANRLGGNSLCETVVFGQLCGAHLADALSDEASPNESPNPSLDDAVIARYTDELDDLADRSGEHRPQDLVAALRRLLWDKAGILRTQEDLEDGLSELSQIIEKAGDLSVDGGPGSDSFQWAVNLRFMLVGAEAIFRGALMREESRGAQYREDHPDEADDWKVNIPYGRSDDGHMELWTREVPEIPEAVQEALEEELKLDYHHLE; translated from the coding sequence ATGCCAAAGACCCACAGACAACACACCACCGTTCTGATCATCGGCGCCGGCGCCGCCGGCTTGCGTACGGCCATCGAGCTCGCCGGGGCGGGCGTCGAGTGCCTGGTGCTCGGCAAGCGCGACCACGGCGATGCGCATACGAGTTGGGCGGCGGGTGGGATCAATGCGTCGCTGGGGAACCTCGACGAGGAGGATCGGTGGGAGGTGCATGCGGCCGATACCATCCGCGAGGGCCACTACGTGTGCGACCCGACCGCCGTGGAGTTGCTCGCCAAGCGGGCGCCCGAGCGGGTCTGCGAGCTCGACGAGTGGGGCGCGGGGTTTGCGCGCACCGACAACGGCAAGATCAACCAGCGCTACTTCGGCGCGCAGACCTACCGGCGCACGTGCTTTGTGGGCGACCGCACCGGCGCGGCCATCCTCGAGACCCTGGTGCGGCGCGCCCGGCAGCTCGACGTGCCGTATCTGGAGAACGTCTGCATCACCCACGTCGCCACCGACGACGGGCGCGCCTGCGGGGCGGTCGGCTTCGACATCGACTCGGGGGAGTACGTGGCCATCGGCGCCCGCGCCGTGGTCATCGCCGCCGGCGGGTGCACCGCGTTGTACGACCGCAGCACCTCGCGCCCCGACGAGAACACCGCCGACGCGGTCGGGCTGGCTTACCGAGCGGGCGCGCACCTTCGCGACATGGAGTTCATCCAGTTTCATCCCACCGGGATGGTCGAGCCCGAGGACCGCCGCGGTGAGCTTGTGACCGAGGCGGTGCGCGGCGAAGGCGGCCACCTGTTCAACGCCGAGGGCGACCGGTTCATGGAGGAGTACGCTCCCGACGAGATGGAGCTCGCCGCCCGCGACGTCGTCGCCCGCGCCAACGCCCGCGAGATCCGCCAGGGCCGCGGCACCGACGCCGGCGGCGTGCTGCTCGACATCTCCCACCGCGACCGCGACTTCTTGCAGGAGCGTCTCCCGTCGGTCTACGAGCGCTTCCAGGACCTCGGCATCGATATCGCCGAAGACCCGATGCAGGTCGCCCCCACCGCCCACTACGCCATGGGCGGCGTCTGCGTCGACTTCACCACCGGCCAGTCGAGCCTCGACGGGCTATACGCCGTCGGCGAGGCGACGTCGGGGCTGCACGGGGCCAACCGCCTGGGCGGCAACTCCCTGTGCGAGACCGTCGTCTTCGGCCAACTCTGCGGCGCCCACCTCGCCGACGCACTCTCCGACGAGGCCTCACCCAATGAGTCACCCAACCCCTCCCTCGACGACGCCGTTATCGCCCGCTACACCGACGAGCTCGACGATCTCGCCGACCGCAGCGGCGAGCATCGCCCGCAGGATCTAGTCGCCGCGCTGAGGCGCTTGTTGTGGGACAAGGCGGGCATCCTGCGCACGCAGGAGGACCTGGAAGACGGGCTCTCGGAGCTGTCGCAGATCATCGAAAAGGCCGGCGACCTCAGCGTCGACGGCGGCCCCGGCTCCGACAGCTTCCAGTGGGCGGTCAACCTGCGCTTCATGCTCGTCGGCGCCGAGGCCATCTTTCGCGGCGCGCTGATGCGCGAGGAATCACGCGGCGCGCAATACCGCGAGGACCACCCCGACGAAGCCGACGACTGGAAGGTCAATATCCCGTACGGACGCAGCGACGACGGCCACATGGAGCTGTGGACCCGCGAGGTGCCCGAGATCCCCGAGGCGGTGCAAGAGGCGCTCGAAGAGGAGCTGAAGCTCGACTATCACCACCTGGAGTAG
- a CDS encoding IS3 family transposase gives MIAEAVSHGARQAQACRTLGISERTIQRWRKDPQAEDARQGPHSRCAHALTDEERAQVVAIATGREFCDVSPRQIVCSLADRGEYVASESTFYRVLREEKMMTHRQPSRPPKPRPKPELVAASPGQVWVWDITYLPTQVRGRFVYLYWIMDLFSRKIVGFSVEDQESMELSSRLIEKTILAEQVEASGLCIHADNGAAMKGSTLLATLERLEVAASFSRPGVSNDNPHCESSFRTLKYRPGYPKKPLDGVHEWSEWVEAFVRWYNTEHYHSGIGWVTPEQRHAGEDVELLQRRQKLYEQARQKNPARWSRRPRGWTRPEEVRLAPLNLQET, from the coding sequence ATGATCGCAGAGGCGGTCTCCCACGGCGCGCGTCAGGCCCAGGCCTGTCGGACCCTGGGCATCAGCGAGCGCACCATACAGCGGTGGCGAAAAGACCCGCAGGCCGAGGACGCTCGCCAGGGACCCCACAGTCGGTGTGCGCACGCGCTCACCGACGAGGAGCGAGCACAGGTGGTCGCCATCGCCACAGGTCGTGAATTCTGTGATGTGAGCCCCCGGCAGATCGTATGCAGCCTGGCCGACCGGGGCGAGTATGTCGCCAGCGAGTCGACATTTTACCGCGTGTTGCGCGAAGAGAAGATGATGACCCACCGCCAGCCAAGCCGGCCGCCGAAGCCCAGGCCGAAGCCCGAATTAGTGGCCGCCAGCCCCGGCCAGGTCTGGGTGTGGGATATCACATACTTGCCCACCCAGGTACGCGGCCGGTTTGTCTACCTTTACTGGATCATGGACTTGTTCAGCCGCAAGATCGTCGGCTTTAGCGTCGAAGACCAAGAATCGATGGAGCTGTCGAGCCGCCTCATTGAAAAGACGATCCTCGCCGAACAGGTCGAGGCGAGCGGACTTTGCATCCACGCCGACAACGGGGCTGCGATGAAGGGCTCGACGCTTCTGGCGACGCTGGAGCGCCTGGAGGTGGCCGCTTCGTTTAGCCGCCCGGGCGTCTCCAACGACAACCCTCACTGCGAATCGAGCTTTCGCACGCTCAAATACCGGCCTGGCTACCCCAAAAAGCCGCTCGACGGCGTGCATGAATGGTCTGAGTGGGTCGAGGCGTTTGTCCGCTGGTACAACACCGAGCACTATCACAGCGGGATCGGCTGGGTGACCCCCGAGCAGCGCCACGCGGGCGAAGACGTCGAGCTGCTACAAAGACGCCAAAAGCTCTATGAACAGGCGCGCCAAAAGAATCCCGCACGCTGGAGTCGAAGGCCGCGAGGATGGACGCGCCCCGAAGAGGTGCGGCTTGCGCCGCTCAATTTACAAGAGACGTAG
- a CDS encoding transposase — MSPYPKELKERLVRRMLDEKISPESLAELSGVGKTTLWRWRKAALDGALRAEAKPESAPERRSSAEKLRLVMAAEALEGKEFGAFLREEGVHTSDLRRWRAQMYEGLDGRTRAKKEATQKLRQAQRDKRELESELRRKEAALAETAALLVLSKKARRLWGDEDAPMIGKSDKSSST, encoded by the coding sequence ATGAGTCCATATCCTAAAGAGCTAAAAGAGCGTCTTGTTCGACGGATGCTCGACGAAAAGATCAGCCCGGAGAGCCTGGCCGAGCTGAGCGGCGTGGGCAAGACGACGCTTTGGCGGTGGAGAAAGGCGGCGCTCGATGGTGCCTTGCGTGCTGAGGCAAAGCCAGAGTCGGCACCCGAGAGACGCTCTTCGGCCGAAAAGCTGCGTCTTGTGATGGCCGCCGAGGCGCTCGAGGGCAAGGAGTTTGGCGCTTTCCTGCGCGAGGAAGGAGTGCATACAAGCGACCTTCGACGCTGGAGAGCGCAGATGTACGAGGGGCTTGATGGACGCACCAGGGCCAAGAAGGAGGCCACCCAGAAGCTGCGCCAGGCCCAACGGGACAAGCGCGAACTCGAAAGCGAGCTTCGCCGAAAGGAGGCCGCGCTGGCCGAGACGGCCGCCTTGTTGGTGCTCTCAAAAAAGGCGCGCCGGTTGTGGGGGGACGAGGACGCTCCCATGATCGGCAAGAGCGACAAGTCATCCTCGACATGA
- the gloA gene encoding lactoylglutathione lyase, whose protein sequence is MSRHFDEADGLYEERDPATQGYVFNQTMMRIKSPERSLDFYTRVMGMTLVKKLDFPEMEFSLFFLAVVEEDERGEWAEGDDERLVQTFSRPAMLELTYNWGDEDDDSVEYHNGNSEPKGFGHIGFSVPDLDAACERFDELGVDFVKRPDGGKMKDIAFIQDPDGYWIEIFEPKRLPEALEEHLG, encoded by the coding sequence ATGAGCCGACACTTCGACGAAGCCGACGGACTGTACGAGGAGCGCGATCCCGCCACCCAGGGGTACGTGTTCAACCAGACGATGATGCGGATCAAGTCGCCCGAGCGTTCGCTCGATTTCTACACGCGGGTGATGGGGATGACGCTGGTCAAGAAGCTCGACTTTCCGGAGATGGAGTTCAGCCTGTTCTTCTTGGCGGTGGTCGAGGAGGACGAGCGTGGTGAGTGGGCCGAGGGGGATGACGAGCGCCTGGTGCAGACGTTCTCGCGCCCGGCTATGCTCGAGTTGACCTACAACTGGGGTGATGAGGACGACGACAGCGTCGAGTATCACAACGGAAACAGCGAGCCGAAGGGCTTCGGGCATATCGGCTTTTCGGTGCCCGACTTGGACGCGGCCTGTGAGCGCTTCGACGAGCTGGGTGTCGACTTCGTCAAGCGTCCGGATGGGGGCAAGATGAAAGACATCGCGTTCATCCAAGATCCGGACGGCTATTGGATCGAGATCTTCGAGCCCAAGCGTCTGCCCGAGGCGCTCGAAGAGCATCTGGGCTAA
- a CDS encoding NAD(P)-dependent alcohol dehydrogenase produces MRAFVMKTIGETGFADKPVPTDPGPNGAIVRTKVALVCTSDTHTVGGAIGERENLTLGHEAVGVVESLGSEVESVSVGDRVAVNAITPCYKCDNCVRGYTSQCTEMLGGWKFANVRDGVFAEYFVVNDAEANLARIPDGVPDEKAVYTCDMMSTGFAGAENARIPMGGTVAVFAQGPVGLMATLGSRMQGAGLVIAVESMPQRKELAREFGADEVVDFTETDAVEAIRELTDGEGVDSAIEALGAQATFEACVEATRPGGTISNVGYHGEGDYVKIPRLGWGVGMSDKTINTALCPGGKVRMKRLLRLLERGRVDPTPMTTHTFGFDKIETAFRMMKTKEDGIIKPLIRFD; encoded by the coding sequence ATGCGTGCTTTCGTCATGAAGACGATTGGCGAGACGGGATTCGCAGACAAACCTGTACCGACAGATCCGGGGCCCAACGGGGCGATCGTGCGCACGAAGGTCGCGCTGGTGTGCACCTCGGACACCCACACCGTGGGCGGGGCGATCGGGGAGCGCGAGAATCTGACGCTGGGCCACGAGGCGGTGGGCGTGGTCGAGTCGCTCGGCTCGGAGGTCGAGAGTGTGAGCGTGGGCGACCGGGTGGCGGTCAACGCGATCACGCCCTGCTACAAGTGCGACAACTGCGTGCGCGGCTACACCTCGCAGTGCACCGAGATGCTCGGGGGCTGGAAGTTCGCCAACGTGCGTGACGGGGTGTTTGCCGAGTATTTCGTGGTCAATGACGCCGAGGCGAACCTGGCGCGCATCCCCGACGGCGTGCCCGACGAGAAGGCGGTCTACACCTGCGACATGATGTCGACCGGGTTCGCCGGCGCCGAGAACGCCCGTATCCCCATGGGCGGCACCGTGGCGGTCTTCGCCCAGGGCCCGGTCGGGCTGATGGCCACGCTGGGCAGCCGCATGCAGGGCGCAGGGCTGGTCATCGCCGTCGAGAGCATGCCCCAGCGCAAAGAGCTCGCCCGGGAGTTCGGCGCCGACGAGGTGGTCGACTTCACCGAGACCGACGCCGTCGAGGCGATTCGCGAGCTGACCGACGGGGAGGGCGTCGACAGCGCCATCGAGGCGCTCGGGGCGCAGGCGACCTTCGAGGCCTGCGTCGAGGCGACCCGGCCCGGGGGAACCATCTCGAACGTCGGCTACCACGGGGAGGGCGACTACGTGAAGATCCCTCGGCTGGGCTGGGGCGTGGGCATGAGCGACAAGACGATCAATACCGCGTTGTGCCCCGGCGGCAAGGTGCGCATGAAGCGACTGCTGCGCCTGCTCGAGCGCGGCCGGGTCGACCCGACCCCGATGACGACCCACACCTTCGGGTTCGACAAGATCGAGACGGCGTTTCGGATGATGAAGACCAAAGAGGACGGGATCATCAAGCCGCTGATTCGCTTCGATTGA
- the ltrA gene encoding group II intron reverse transcriptase/maturase, with protein sequence MEPAIWTDRMLEALERGVKGGKWFSLIDKVYREATLIRAWDAVKANDGAAGVDEMTIADYERHIESNLKRLSRVLKEGTYVPRAVRRTWIPKPGRAEKRPLGIPTVEDRIVQTALKMVLEPIYERDFARHSYGFRPQRGAKDALRRVDGLLKQGYRWVVDADLKGYFDTIDHDLLMARVEEKVSDGRILELINAFLTCEVVDQGESQKPHRGTPQGGVISPLLANIFLDPLDHLMEEQGFEMVRYADDFVILCRDKEQADKALDVVRKWVQANELTLHPEKTQLVDESEGSFDFLGYAFKRGNKYPSKKAKRRFL encoded by the coding sequence GTGGAACCAGCGATCTGGACCGACCGGATGCTCGAGGCGCTCGAAAGGGGCGTCAAAGGAGGCAAGTGGTTCAGCCTGATTGACAAAGTCTATCGGGAGGCCACGCTGATCCGCGCATGGGATGCAGTCAAAGCCAACGACGGAGCAGCAGGCGTCGACGAGATGACGATCGCCGACTACGAGCGACACATCGAGTCGAACCTGAAGCGACTGAGCCGCGTGCTCAAAGAGGGGACCTATGTGCCCCGAGCCGTCAGGCGAACCTGGATACCCAAGCCGGGTCGAGCCGAGAAGCGACCGCTGGGGATTCCGACCGTAGAGGATCGGATCGTCCAGACGGCGCTCAAGATGGTACTGGAGCCGATTTACGAGCGAGATTTTGCTCGTCATTCCTACGGCTTTCGACCTCAACGGGGAGCCAAAGATGCGCTGCGACGCGTCGACGGGCTTCTCAAGCAAGGTTATCGGTGGGTGGTGGATGCCGACCTGAAGGGGTACTTCGACACGATCGACCATGATTTGCTCATGGCGCGCGTGGAGGAGAAGGTCTCAGACGGACGCATTCTCGAGCTCATCAATGCCTTTCTTACCTGCGAGGTCGTCGACCAAGGGGAAAGCCAAAAGCCCCACAGAGGCACGCCACAGGGCGGTGTGATTAGCCCGCTCCTGGCAAATATCTTTCTCGATCCGCTCGACCACCTGATGGAAGAGCAAGGGTTTGAGATGGTGCGTTACGCCGACGATTTTGTGATTCTATGCCGGGACAAAGAGCAGGCCGACAAGGCGCTCGACGTGGTCAGAAAGTGGGTGCAAGCCAACGAACTGACGCTACATCCGGAGAAGACCCAACTCGTCGACGAGTCCGAGGGAAGTTTCGACTTTCTGGGCTACGCCTTCAAGCGCGGGAACAAGTACCCGAGCAAGAAGGCCAAACGGAGGTTTCTTTGA
- a CDS encoding group II intron maturase-specific domain-containing protein translates to MTPRTSGHSLATIIEAINRTVRGWYEYFKHSYFNVFDSLDGKIRRRLRAILRKRLKISGHTNHTDNVRWPNAYFANHGLFFMAEARRLELESLRKGTR, encoded by the coding sequence TTGACCCCGCGCACCAGTGGCCACAGCTTGGCTACCATCATCGAGGCGATCAATCGCACCGTCCGCGGATGGTACGAATATTTCAAGCACAGTTATTTCAACGTGTTTGACAGCCTCGACGGCAAGATCCGTAGGCGACTGCGCGCCATTCTGCGCAAGCGCCTCAAGATCTCGGGCCACACCAATCACACCGATAATGTGCGATGGCCCAACGCCTATTTTGCCAACCACGGGCTTTTCTTTATGGCCGAAGCCCGACGGCTGGAACTCGAGTCCTTACGAAAAGGAACCCGCTGA
- a CDS encoding right-handed parallel beta-helix repeat-containing protein has translation MKKTTILLVLLLASMTGCSDDPAPKNTDTLADAQSGDDADSPDASTDTSDPSDAATDSGADSGADTGSDTGQTDAGTDDPLACPALPASDGGTEVRIGPDRAGELPQLVREAAPGTTFLLEDGTYKPGSHMHFKADGVTFRSVSNDATKVIIDGEYNVTEPFYITASDVTIAHITVKRAIDHPVHVTPGGGSENVTGTLLYGLRIIDGGEQFVKVNPNGDDSAFVDDGRIECSYFEMTDQGRPNVERNPGGCYTGGVDVHSSQGWVVRNNEFHGIYCVDEGLAEHAIHFWSASRDTVVENNLIVNCARGIGFGLVENGQDRQYADNPYPNAGYIGHYDGIIRNNVIYADNASMDTGIELAQARGAKVYHNTILATDGATKFYSSIDYRFSNTDVDIRNNLVNRITRRNDAQGQVENNSEEIAAGLFVDAANFDFHLRDDASVAIDKGVTVEESGIDIDGETHDKGAAPDLGADEAR, from the coding sequence ATGAAGAAGACGACGATCCTGCTCGTATTGCTGTTGGCCTCGATGACCGGTTGCTCCGACGACCCGGCGCCGAAGAACACCGACACCCTCGCCGACGCCCAGTCGGGCGACGACGCCGACTCCCCGGACGCCTCGACCGACACCTCCGACCCGTCCGACGCGGCGACCGACAGCGGCGCGGATTCGGGCGCCGACACCGGCTCCGACACAGGCCAGACCGACGCCGGCACAGACGACCCGCTCGCCTGCCCGGCGCTTCCGGCGAGCGACGGCGGCACCGAGGTGCGCATCGGCCCCGACCGCGCAGGCGAGCTGCCGCAGCTCGTGCGCGAGGCCGCCCCGGGCACCACGTTCCTGCTCGAGGACGGCACCTACAAGCCCGGCTCGCACATGCACTTCAAGGCCGACGGCGTGACCTTCCGCTCGGTGTCGAACGACGCAACCAAGGTCATCATCGACGGCGAGTACAACGTCACCGAGCCGTTCTACATCACCGCCTCGGACGTCACGATCGCGCATATCACCGTCAAGCGCGCCATCGACCACCCGGTCCACGTCACGCCCGGCGGCGGCAGCGAGAACGTCACCGGCACCCTGCTCTACGGCCTGCGCATCATCGACGGCGGCGAGCAGTTCGTGAAGGTCAACCCCAACGGCGACGACTCGGCCTTCGTCGACGACGGACGCATCGAGTGCTCCTACTTCGAGATGACCGACCAGGGACGCCCCAACGTCGAGCGCAACCCCGGCGGCTGCTACACCGGCGGCGTCGACGTCCACTCCTCGCAAGGCTGGGTCGTGCGCAACAACGAGTTCCACGGCATCTACTGCGTCGACGAGGGCCTGGCCGAGCACGCCATCCACTTCTGGAGCGCGTCGCGCGACACGGTCGTCGAGAATAACCTGATCGTGAACTGCGCCCGCGGCATCGGCTTCGGCCTGGTCGAAAACGGCCAGGACCGCCAGTACGCCGACAACCCGTACCCGAACGCCGGCTATATCGGCCACTACGACGGCATCATCCGCAACAACGTCATCTACGCGGACAACGCGTCGATGGACACCGGCATCGAACTCGCGCAGGCACGCGGCGCCAAGGTCTACCACAACACGATTCTGGCGACCGACGGGGCCACCAAGTTCTACAGCTCCATCGACTACCGGTTCTCGAATACCGACGTCGACATCCGCAACAACCTGGTCAACCGCATCACGCGGCGAAACGACGCGCAGGGCCAGGTCGAGAACAACTCCGAGGAGATCGCAGCGGGGCTTTTCGTCGACGCGGCGAACTTCGACTTCCACCTGCGTGATGACGCCTCCGTGGCCATCGACAAGGGCGTGACCGTCGAGGAGTCGGGCATCGACATCGACGGCGAGACGCACGACAAGGGCGCGGCGCCCGACCTAGGCGCGGACGAAGCTCGATGA
- the istB gene encoding IS21-like element helper ATPase IstB gives MSARDDLVPILKRLRLSGLLNTLELRAEQAVDDKLGYVDFVYRLLHDEVERRDANKLTRLIRQADFEAHKTLQDFDFSFNPKIPRERIIELGTTSFVERQENVLLVGPAGTGKSHIAQALGHRACRAGYKTRYVAAHQLLSELRAARADRSWDKLMYKLCAVDLLIIDDLGLRPLAQDEPVDLYELIRRRYEQGSLVITSNRAIDEWYAMFGDALLASSAMDRLLHHCHVVTLDGHSYRNPPSKARAKTA, from the coding sequence ATGAGCGCTCGTGATGATCTGGTCCCCATCCTCAAGCGCCTGCGGCTGTCGGGGCTTCTCAATACGCTGGAGCTTCGCGCCGAGCAGGCCGTCGACGACAAGCTTGGCTACGTCGACTTTGTCTATCGACTGCTCCACGACGAGGTGGAGCGCCGCGATGCCAATAAGCTGACGCGCTTGATTCGCCAGGCTGATTTCGAGGCCCACAAAACGCTTCAGGATTTCGATTTCAGCTTCAATCCCAAGATCCCACGCGAGCGGATCATCGAGCTCGGCACCACAAGCTTTGTCGAGCGCCAAGAAAACGTGCTCCTGGTCGGCCCGGCCGGCACGGGCAAGTCGCACATCGCCCAGGCGCTGGGTCACCGGGCCTGTCGAGCCGGCTACAAGACCAGGTATGTCGCCGCACATCAGCTTTTGAGCGAGCTTCGAGCAGCCCGCGCCGACCGCAGCTGGGACAAGCTGATGTACAAGCTGTGCGCGGTCGACCTCCTGATCATCGACGATCTTGGGCTGCGTCCGCTGGCCCAGGACGAGCCGGTCGACCTGTACGAGCTGATACGCCGCCGCTACGAGCAGGGCTCGCTCGTGATCACATCCAACCGCGCCATCGACGAGTGGTACGCCATGTTTGGTGACGCGCTGCTCGCCAGCTCGGCGATGGACCGACTGCTACACCACTGCCACGTCGTCACGCTCGACGGGCACTCGTATCGAAACCCGCCGTCGAAAGCCCGAGCCAAGACGGCCTAA
- the istA gene encoding IS21 family transposase, giving the protein MHRLQDLVRMHREGVGCREIARLLKMSPNTERKYRHALDEAGLLKGEPSEIIPLDELKQAVAELLPTSTPPQETSTVEPWRAQIEEMYERTRSPRAIWDRLRLEHADFDGSLSAVKRMCARIKADRGPRPQDVVIRVETAPGEIAQVDFGYVGRLFDPMSGKVRKAYAFVMVLGFSRLMYVDLVFDQKVDTWLRLHVDAFEYFGGVPETVVPDNLKAAVVRCYFGLKDKPELNRSYRELARHYGFMIDPTPPYAPEKKGKVESAVKYVKSNFFAPRALEKLDEAKEQLSLWLDQIANRRVHGTTHRVPREHFDAEEAEALKALPPTPFVPVVWKKAKVHRDSHVEFERRLYSVPFRLIGQTVWIRARGASVDIFYDDELCTSHKRSGPRKSTHEAHLPEGRRDLRHRSRQWWQDKADRMSPIVGEYVEEVFGADDVFNQLRAVQAIVSYLEQFPVERAEGACRRARAFGNYTYQGIKRILVEGIDLEPAIPQAVYVHGKLAHPRFARNFEELALAEEVYHERS; this is encoded by the coding sequence ATGCATCGATTACAAGACCTGGTGCGGATGCACCGTGAGGGCGTTGGCTGCCGCGAGATTGCCCGCCTTCTAAAGATGAGTCCCAATACCGAGCGCAAATACCGCCACGCGCTCGATGAGGCTGGATTGCTCAAAGGCGAGCCTTCCGAGATCATCCCACTGGACGAGCTCAAGCAGGCGGTCGCAGAGCTCCTTCCGACGAGCACGCCGCCCCAGGAGACCTCCACGGTCGAGCCGTGGCGCGCACAGATTGAAGAGATGTACGAGCGCACGCGCTCACCCCGAGCCATCTGGGACAGGCTTCGGCTCGAGCACGCCGATTTCGACGGCAGCCTGTCCGCCGTCAAGCGCATGTGCGCCCGCATCAAAGCCGACAGAGGCCCACGTCCGCAAGATGTGGTCATTCGCGTCGAGACCGCGCCAGGAGAGATTGCCCAGGTCGACTTTGGCTATGTCGGCCGACTCTTCGACCCGATGAGCGGCAAAGTCAGAAAGGCTTATGCCTTCGTGATGGTCCTGGGCTTCAGCCGTCTGATGTACGTCGACCTGGTTTTCGACCAAAAGGTCGACACCTGGCTTCGCCTGCACGTCGACGCCTTCGAGTACTTCGGCGGCGTGCCCGAGACGGTGGTGCCGGACAATCTCAAAGCGGCGGTTGTGCGCTGCTATTTCGGGCTCAAGGACAAACCGGAGCTCAACCGAAGCTACCGTGAGCTTGCTCGCCACTACGGCTTTATGATTGACCCGACCCCGCCGTATGCCCCTGAAAAGAAGGGCAAAGTCGAGTCGGCGGTCAAGTACGTCAAATCAAACTTCTTTGCGCCGCGCGCCCTCGAGAAGCTCGACGAGGCCAAGGAGCAATTGAGCCTGTGGCTCGACCAGATTGCCAATCGGCGAGTCCACGGCACCACTCACAGGGTGCCCCGCGAGCACTTCGACGCTGAGGAGGCAGAAGCACTTAAAGCACTGCCGCCGACGCCCTTTGTGCCGGTGGTCTGGAAGAAGGCCAAGGTCCACCGCGACAGCCACGTCGAATTCGAGCGCCGGCTCTACTCGGTGCCGTTTCGGCTCATCGGCCAGACCGTCTGGATCCGAGCTCGAGGCGCAAGCGTCGATATCTTCTATGACGACGAGCTGTGCACCTCGCACAAGCGAAGCGGTCCCAGAAAGAGCACCCATGAGGCACACCTTCCTGAGGGGCGGCGCGATCTGCGCCACCGAAGCCGTCAGTGGTGGCAGGACAAGGCTGACCGGATGAGCCCGATCGTCGGCGAATATGTCGAGGAGGTCTTCGGGGCCGACGATGTCTTCAATCAGCTGCGCGCAGTCCAGGCGATCGTGTCGTACCTCGAGCAGTTCCCCGTCGAGCGTGCCGAGGGCGCCTGCCGAAGGGCTCGCGCTTTCGGAAACTACACCTATCAAGGCATCAAGCGGATTCTGGTGGAGGGCATCGACTTAGAGCCTGCCATCCCGCAGGCCGTCTACGTGCACGGCAAGCTCGCCCACCCGCGTTTTGCCCGAAATTTCGAGGAGCTGGCCCTGGCCGAGGAGGTCTACCATGAGCGCTCGTGA